From the genome of Oxyura jamaicensis isolate SHBP4307 breed ruddy duck chromosome 2, BPBGC_Ojam_1.0, whole genome shotgun sequence, one region includes:
- the CCK gene encoding cholecystokinin: MYSGICICMFLAVLSVSSFGQQTGGSHNDNLLAAELEQSMTEHHRHARAPLSTGPLKSVPRLDGSLDQRASTGVLLAKYLQQARKGPTGRLSVMGNRVQSIDPTHRINDRDYMGWMDFGRRSAEEYEYSS, encoded by the exons atGTACAGTGGTATATGCATCTGCATGTTCCTTGCTgtgctctcagtgagttcttttGGACAGCAGACTGGGGGCTCACACAATGACAACCTTCTGGCTGCTGAGCTTGAGCAGAGCATGACAGAACATCACCGACATGCCCGTGCCCCTTTGTCTACTGGACCCCTGAAATCTGTGCCACGGCTCGATGGAAGCCTTGACCAAAGGGCTAGCACTGGAGTTTTGTTGGCCAAGTATCTTCAGCAGGCCAGAAAAG GTCCCACTGGAAGGCTCTCAGTTATGGGAAACAGGGTACAGAGTATTGATCCTACACACAGGATAAATGACAGAGACTACATGGGCTGGATGGATTTTGGACGCCGCAGTGCTGAAGAATATGAGTACTCCTCCTAA